In the Theobroma cacao cultivar B97-61/B2 chromosome 1, Criollo_cocoa_genome_V2, whole genome shotgun sequence genome, one interval contains:
- the LOC18611094 gene encoding uncharacterized protein LOC18611094 isoform X1 has product MYQRAKSFLFFLVLSCTLFCLTTCEPCSVNGVPKMEEYDGCEYYGDNHHTGFQETIIGDSNSGYDTGTSMTGLTVESICTDSHSFCFPSTLPGFSTEETKLEVGSLEVSRSQSDSASSYIEPSNLRGQANNKSWFSNHGMFKLLNGRMVSCSLSSRDGIHEFSSNANQNDISCRGSLQYQESANVRMKNNREVTKSGSFDVSSFPNVDVSPPVLDWGQKYLFLPSVAYLTVANTCNESDLHVYEPFSTNMQFYPCNFSELLLGPGEVATICFVFLPRWVGLSSAHLILQTSSGGFLVQARGFAVESPYEIQPLVSLDIPPSGQLSKNLSLFNPFDETVYLEEITAWISVSLGNTTHHSEAVCSKENFQGYNGHSLLSAEDWLVMNSGKFGFPLMAMRPHRNWEINPQSSETIIEIDLSFEAKGKIFGAFCMKLGRSSQDKSDTVMVPLEVDLDKIASYEDHSSSLSVSLEALVPYDGSETVFIAISVENAAPYVLNFVKISEVADTKIFHIKYMEGLLLFPGVVTQVAVIPCNKFPVEIQNSASEASDTIRSCKLLIMTNDSISPQIEVPCEDIIHICKEHQKGLSMGFEHQSEKVNFGNSRTGSLGDGMRLASWAKVLEIAEADELVLGNWKSQGTTNGMSVLDDHEVLFPMVQVGSHCSKWITVKNPSKQPVIMQLILNSGEIVDECRSQDVFMQPPPGSLSHNLSAIPMRYGFSIGESARTEAYVQPYGTASFGPILFHPSNRCGWRSSALIRNNLSGVEWLSLRGFGGSISLVLFEGSEPIRSVEFNLNLPTSLNISPPQMFFHIEETTYACSQPFLKELYARNTGDLPLEVRSIEVSGTECVLDGFMVHTCKGFSLEPGESTKLLISYQPDFTAVMVHRELELALATDILVIPMKATLPVHMLNLCKKSVFWMRLKKLSIAVLLSVSLLFLIFCFIFHQAMVLGFQDYLYKSEKNPITTIRTGGKSSRVNRSQRNSRFSTSAEMDGMLSSVGDVKSLKEGSNGRCLNGQVRTKEQGLTDPNAKLTPENDREINSFLDPQGNSSLPSLPSKSAVGENPDTKEAPQAGTLTIRTGKEKGRRRRKRKGRFTGLIEVSSSQSGNSTPSSPLSPITSVTSNRTWSFSLELDQSVEARNPFTQLADQTCEKVQVPEPISKANVLGPKVSVEHGSNNWYSSTQVQSTVSKPVLLPSATFPSAGRATPSLLSSSPPLASTSVMAPHARAPGSKLCDQKTIKAVGKARLGDEYTYDIWGDHFSGLHLMDSSKDVVAMNSSTAENDSDSFFVRGPQTLMKKSQPRFGHPMLFATSLQKDASQLLMHADPGIHRFRTISLPG; this is encoded by the exons ATGTATCAGCGGGCTAAAtcattcctttttttcttggttCTGTCATGTACCCTTTTTTGCTTAACTACATGTGAACCATGTTCTGTAAACGGGGTGCCAAAAATGGAGGAATATGACGGGTGTGAGTACTATGGAGATAATCATCATACTGGTTTTCAAGAAACTATTATTGGTGATTCAAATTCTGGCTATGATACAGGAACTTCAATGACTGGTTTAACTGTTGAGAGTATCTGCACCGATTCTCATTCATTCTGTTTTCCTTCAACATTGCCTGGCTTTTCAACTGAAGAGACTAAACTTGAAGTTGGCAGTTTAGAAGTTTCTAGGAGTCAGTCTGATAGTGCTTCATCTTATATAGAACCAAGTAACCTTAGGGGGCAGGCAAATAACAAAAGTTGGTTCTCTAATCACGGtatgtttaaattattaaatggcAGGATGGTTTCTTGTTCTTTGTCTTCGAGAGATGGCATCCATGAGTTTTCATCTAATGCTAATCAAAATGATATTTCGTGTAGAGGATCTTTACAATATCAGGAGAGTGCAAATGTTAGGATGAAAAACAACAGGGAGGTGACCAAATCAGGTTCTTTTGATGTATCGTCTTTCCCTAATGTAGATGTAAGTCCTCCTGTATTAGATTGGGgacaaaaatatttgtttttaccTTCAGTGGCTTACTTGACTGTAGCAAATACATGCAACGAGAGTGATTTACATGTCTATGAACCATTTAGTACCAATATGCAGTTCTATCCCTGCAATTTTAGTGAGCTTTTGCTAGGACCTGGTGAAGTAGCTAcaatatgttttgtttttttaccTAGATGGGTGGGCTTGTCATCAGCTCACCTTATCTTGCAGACAAGCTCCGGTGGTTTCCTGGTTCAGGCTAGGGGTTTTGCTGTTGAGTCCCCTTATGAGATTCAGCCATTAGTAAGCCTGGATATTCCTCCTAGTGGACAGTTGAGTAAGAATCTGTCTTTGTTTAATCCTTTTGATGAAACCGTCTACTTGGAGGAAATAACTGCATGGATATCAGTTTCTCTAGGGAATACTACCCATCATAGTGAAGCAGTTTGTAGTAAAGAAAACTTCCAGGGTTATAATGGGCACAGCTTGCTTAGTGCTGAGGATTGGTTGGTCATGAACAGTGGTAAATTTGGTTTTCCACTTATGGCTATGAGGCCACACAGGAACTGGGAGATTAACCCTCAAAGCAGTGAAACCATCATCGAGATTGATTTATCCTTTgaagcaaaaggaaaaatttttgGTGCTTTTTGTATGAAGTTGGGGAGGTCTTCACAAGACAAGTCTGATACAGTTATGGTTCCTCTTGAAGTTGATTTAGATAAGATAGCATCCTATGAGGATCACTCAAGTTCTCTTTCAGTTTCTCTTGAGGCTCTGGTGCCATATGATGGCAGTGAAACTGTTTTCATTGCCATCTCTGTGGAAAATGCTGCTCCTTATGTGCtcaattttgtcaaaattaGTGAAGTTGCAGATACAAAGATTTTCCATATCAAGTACATGGAAGGGTTGCTGCTGTTCCCTGGTGTTGTTACCCAGGTTGCTGTGATTCCCTGCAATAAATTTCCagttgaaattcaaaattctgCTTCTGAAGCATCTGACACGATCAGAAGTTGTAAATTGCTTATAATGACAAACGATTCTATTAGCCCTCAGATTGAAGTTCCTTGTGAGGATATAATCCATATTTGTAAGGAACATCAGAAAGGTTTGTCTATGGGTTTTGAGCATCAGTCTGAAAAGGTTAACTTTGGCAATTCAAGGACAGGGTCCTTGGGCGATGGCATGCGGTTGGCATCATGGGCCAAG GTGTTGGAGATAGCAGAAGCAGATGAATTGGTACTTGGAAATTGGAAATCTCAAGGTACCACAAACGGCATGTCAGTGCTTGATGATCATGAGGTACTGTTTCCAATGGTTCAAGTTGGAAGTCACTGCTCCAAGTGGATCACTGTGAAAAATCCTAGCAAGCAGCCAGTTATAATGCAGCTCATTCTGAACTCAGGAGAAATTGTTGATGAATGCAGGAGCCAAGATGTTTTTATGCAGCCTCCTCCTGGTAGCTTGAGTCACAATTTGTCTGCTATACCAATGAGATATGGGTTCTCAATAGGAGAGAGTGCACGGACAGAGGCCTATGTTCAACCGTATGGGACAGCATCTTTTGGGCCGATTTTATTTCACCCTTCAAATCGTTGTGGGTGGAGAAGTTCCGCATTGATAAGGAACAATCTTTCTGGTGTAGAGTGGTTATCTTTGAGGGGATTTGGAGGGTCAATTTCTCTAGTCCTGTTTGAGGGTTCAGAGCCCATCCGGAGTGTAGAATTTAACCTTAACTTACCAACTTCTTTAAACATCTCTCCTCCACAAATGTTTTTTCACATAGAAGAGACTACTTATGCCTGTTCTCAGCCATTTTTAAAAGAGCTGTATGCCAGGAACACTGGAGACTTGCCGCTTGAGGTAAGAAGCATTGAGGTTTCTGGGACAGAGTGTGTACTTGATGGTTTTATGGTGCATACTTGTAAAGGTTTCTCTCTTGAACCTGGAGAGTCAACAAAGCTTCTGATATCATACCAGCCAGATTTTACAGCAGTAATGGTACATAGAGAGCTTGAACTGGCTTTGGCTACAGACATTCTTGTCATACCAATGAAGGCAACTCTCCCTGTTCACATGCTTAATCTTTGTAAGAAGTCAGTGTTCTGGATGCGGCTAAAGAAACTCTCTATTGCTGTTCTTCTTTCTGTTTCGTTATTGTTTCTCATATTCTGTTTCATCTTTCACCAAGCAATGGTCTTGGGCTTCCAAGATTATTTATACAAGAGTGAGAAGAACCCCATCACTACAATCAGGACTGGAGGAAAATCTTCTCGTGTCAATCGTAGTCAAAGAAACAGTAGGTTTTCTACGTCAGCTGAAATGGATGGTATGTTAAGTTCAGTTGGGGATGTTAAATCTTTGAAGGAGGGATCCAATGGTAGATGCCTAAATGGTCAGGTTAGGACCAAGGAACAGGGGCTAACTGATCCAAATGCAAAACTAACTCCTGAAAATGACAGGGAAATTAACAGTTTCTTAGATCCTCAAGGGAATAGTTCATTGCCATCTTTGCCCTCAAAATCTGCAGTGGGTGAGAACCCTGATACAAAGGAAGCACCTCAAGCTGGTACCCTCACAATCAGGACTgggaaagaaaagggaagaaggcgaaggaaaagaaaaggtcGATTTACTGGATTGATTGAAGTTTCAAGTAGTCAAAGTGGAAATTCTACACCTTCATCCCCCTTGTCCCCTATAACATCTGTAACATCTAATCGAACATGGTCGTTCTCTCTTGAGTTGGACCAATCTGTTGAGGCCAGAAATCCTTTTACTCAATTGGCTGACCAAACCTGTGAGAAGGTTCAAGTTCCTGAACCTATTTCCAAAGCAAACGTGTTGGGACCTAAGGTTTCTGTGGAACATGGCAGCAACAACTGGTATTCTTCGACCCAAGTCCAGTCTACAGTATCAAAACCTGTTCTATTGCCCTCTGCTACTTTTCCTTCTGCTGGTAGGGCTACTCCCAGCTTGTTGAGCTCCTCTCCTCCTTTGGCTTCAACATCTGTTATGGCTCCTCATGCTCGAGCTCCTGGGTCCAAACTCTGTGACCAGAAAACCATAAAAGCAGTAGGAAAGGCTAGACTAGGAGATGAATATACATATGATATTTGGGGTGACCATTTTTCTGGACTTCATTTAATGGATAGTTCAAAGGATGTTGTCGCCATGAATTCCAGCACTGCAGAAAATGACTCTGATAGTTTCTTTGTAAGGGGTCCACAAACCCTCATGAAAAAATCTCAACCAAGATTT GGTCACCCCATGCTGTTTGCAACATCACTACAAAAGGACGCTAGTCAGTTGTTGATGCATGCTGATCCAGGCATACACAGGTTCAGAACAATATCATTGCCAGGGTAG
- the LOC18611094 gene encoding uncharacterized protein LOC18611094 isoform X2, producing the protein MYQRAKSFLFFLVLSCTLFCLTTCEPCSVNGVPKMEEYDGCEYYGDNHHTGFQETIIGDSNSGYDTGTSMTGLTVESICTDSHSFCFPSTLPGFSTEETKLEVGSLEVSRSQSDSASSYIEPSNLRGQANNKSWFSNHGMFKLLNGRMVSCSLSSRDGIHEFSSNANQNDISCRGSLQYQESANVRMKNNREVTKSGSFDVSSFPNVDVSPPVLDWGQKYLFLPSVAYLTVANTCNESDLHVYEPFSTNMQFYPCNFSELLLGPGEVATICFVFLPRWVGLSSAHLILQTSSGGFLVQARGFAVESPYEIQPLVSLDIPPSGQLSKNLSLFNPFDETVYLEEITAWISVSLGNTTHHSEAVCSKENFQGYNGHSLLSAEDWLVMNSGKFGFPLMAMRPHRNWEINPQSSETIIEIDLSFEAKGKIFGAFCMKLGRSSQDKSDTVMVPLEVDLDKIASYEDHSSSLSVSLEALVPYDGSETVFIAISVENAAPYVLNFVKISEVADTKIFHIKYMEGLLLFPGVVTQVAVIPCNKFPVEIQNSASEASDTIRSCKLLIMTNDSISPQIEVPCEDIIHICKEHQKGLSMGFEHQSEKVNFGNSRTGSLGDGMRLASWAKVLEIAEADELVLGNWKSQGTTNGMSVLDDHEVLFPMVQVGSHCSKWITVKNPSKQPVIMQLILNSGEIVDECRSQDVFMQPPPGSLSHNLSAIPMRYGFSIGESARTEAYVQPYGTASFGPILFHPSNRCGWRSSALIRNNLSGVEWLSLRGFGGSISLVLFEGSEPIRSVEFNLNLPTSLNISPPQMFFHIEETTYACSQPFLKELYARNTGDLPLEVRSIEVSGTECVLDGFMVHTCKGFSLEPGESTKLLISYQPDFTAVMVHRELELALATDILVIPMKATLPVHMLNLCKKSVFWMRLKKLSIAVLLSVSLLFLIFCFIFHQAMVLGFQDYLYKSEKNPITTIRTGGKSSRVNRSQRNSRFSTSAEMDGMLSSVGDVKSLKEGSNGRCLNGQVRTKEQGLTDPNAKLTPENDREINSFLDPQGNSSLPSLPSKSAVGENPDTKEAPQAGTLTIRTGKEKGRRRRKRKGRFTGLIEVSSSQSGNSTPSSPLSPITSVTSNRTWSFSLELDQSVEARNPFTQLADQTCEKVQVPEPISKANVLGPKVSVEHGSNNWYSSTQVQSTVSKPVLLPSATFPSAGRATPSLLSSSPPLASTSVMAPHARAPGSKLCDQKTIKAVGKARLGDEYTYDIWGDHFSGLHLMDSSKDVVAMNSSTAENDSDSFFVRGPQTLMKKSQPRFQPILFSSTEFVNRVTPCCLQHHYKRTLVSC; encoded by the exons ATGTATCAGCGGGCTAAAtcattcctttttttcttggttCTGTCATGTACCCTTTTTTGCTTAACTACATGTGAACCATGTTCTGTAAACGGGGTGCCAAAAATGGAGGAATATGACGGGTGTGAGTACTATGGAGATAATCATCATACTGGTTTTCAAGAAACTATTATTGGTGATTCAAATTCTGGCTATGATACAGGAACTTCAATGACTGGTTTAACTGTTGAGAGTATCTGCACCGATTCTCATTCATTCTGTTTTCCTTCAACATTGCCTGGCTTTTCAACTGAAGAGACTAAACTTGAAGTTGGCAGTTTAGAAGTTTCTAGGAGTCAGTCTGATAGTGCTTCATCTTATATAGAACCAAGTAACCTTAGGGGGCAGGCAAATAACAAAAGTTGGTTCTCTAATCACGGtatgtttaaattattaaatggcAGGATGGTTTCTTGTTCTTTGTCTTCGAGAGATGGCATCCATGAGTTTTCATCTAATGCTAATCAAAATGATATTTCGTGTAGAGGATCTTTACAATATCAGGAGAGTGCAAATGTTAGGATGAAAAACAACAGGGAGGTGACCAAATCAGGTTCTTTTGATGTATCGTCTTTCCCTAATGTAGATGTAAGTCCTCCTGTATTAGATTGGGgacaaaaatatttgtttttaccTTCAGTGGCTTACTTGACTGTAGCAAATACATGCAACGAGAGTGATTTACATGTCTATGAACCATTTAGTACCAATATGCAGTTCTATCCCTGCAATTTTAGTGAGCTTTTGCTAGGACCTGGTGAAGTAGCTAcaatatgttttgtttttttaccTAGATGGGTGGGCTTGTCATCAGCTCACCTTATCTTGCAGACAAGCTCCGGTGGTTTCCTGGTTCAGGCTAGGGGTTTTGCTGTTGAGTCCCCTTATGAGATTCAGCCATTAGTAAGCCTGGATATTCCTCCTAGTGGACAGTTGAGTAAGAATCTGTCTTTGTTTAATCCTTTTGATGAAACCGTCTACTTGGAGGAAATAACTGCATGGATATCAGTTTCTCTAGGGAATACTACCCATCATAGTGAAGCAGTTTGTAGTAAAGAAAACTTCCAGGGTTATAATGGGCACAGCTTGCTTAGTGCTGAGGATTGGTTGGTCATGAACAGTGGTAAATTTGGTTTTCCACTTATGGCTATGAGGCCACACAGGAACTGGGAGATTAACCCTCAAAGCAGTGAAACCATCATCGAGATTGATTTATCCTTTgaagcaaaaggaaaaatttttgGTGCTTTTTGTATGAAGTTGGGGAGGTCTTCACAAGACAAGTCTGATACAGTTATGGTTCCTCTTGAAGTTGATTTAGATAAGATAGCATCCTATGAGGATCACTCAAGTTCTCTTTCAGTTTCTCTTGAGGCTCTGGTGCCATATGATGGCAGTGAAACTGTTTTCATTGCCATCTCTGTGGAAAATGCTGCTCCTTATGTGCtcaattttgtcaaaattaGTGAAGTTGCAGATACAAAGATTTTCCATATCAAGTACATGGAAGGGTTGCTGCTGTTCCCTGGTGTTGTTACCCAGGTTGCTGTGATTCCCTGCAATAAATTTCCagttgaaattcaaaattctgCTTCTGAAGCATCTGACACGATCAGAAGTTGTAAATTGCTTATAATGACAAACGATTCTATTAGCCCTCAGATTGAAGTTCCTTGTGAGGATATAATCCATATTTGTAAGGAACATCAGAAAGGTTTGTCTATGGGTTTTGAGCATCAGTCTGAAAAGGTTAACTTTGGCAATTCAAGGACAGGGTCCTTGGGCGATGGCATGCGGTTGGCATCATGGGCCAAG GTGTTGGAGATAGCAGAAGCAGATGAATTGGTACTTGGAAATTGGAAATCTCAAGGTACCACAAACGGCATGTCAGTGCTTGATGATCATGAGGTACTGTTTCCAATGGTTCAAGTTGGAAGTCACTGCTCCAAGTGGATCACTGTGAAAAATCCTAGCAAGCAGCCAGTTATAATGCAGCTCATTCTGAACTCAGGAGAAATTGTTGATGAATGCAGGAGCCAAGATGTTTTTATGCAGCCTCCTCCTGGTAGCTTGAGTCACAATTTGTCTGCTATACCAATGAGATATGGGTTCTCAATAGGAGAGAGTGCACGGACAGAGGCCTATGTTCAACCGTATGGGACAGCATCTTTTGGGCCGATTTTATTTCACCCTTCAAATCGTTGTGGGTGGAGAAGTTCCGCATTGATAAGGAACAATCTTTCTGGTGTAGAGTGGTTATCTTTGAGGGGATTTGGAGGGTCAATTTCTCTAGTCCTGTTTGAGGGTTCAGAGCCCATCCGGAGTGTAGAATTTAACCTTAACTTACCAACTTCTTTAAACATCTCTCCTCCACAAATGTTTTTTCACATAGAAGAGACTACTTATGCCTGTTCTCAGCCATTTTTAAAAGAGCTGTATGCCAGGAACACTGGAGACTTGCCGCTTGAGGTAAGAAGCATTGAGGTTTCTGGGACAGAGTGTGTACTTGATGGTTTTATGGTGCATACTTGTAAAGGTTTCTCTCTTGAACCTGGAGAGTCAACAAAGCTTCTGATATCATACCAGCCAGATTTTACAGCAGTAATGGTACATAGAGAGCTTGAACTGGCTTTGGCTACAGACATTCTTGTCATACCAATGAAGGCAACTCTCCCTGTTCACATGCTTAATCTTTGTAAGAAGTCAGTGTTCTGGATGCGGCTAAAGAAACTCTCTATTGCTGTTCTTCTTTCTGTTTCGTTATTGTTTCTCATATTCTGTTTCATCTTTCACCAAGCAATGGTCTTGGGCTTCCAAGATTATTTATACAAGAGTGAGAAGAACCCCATCACTACAATCAGGACTGGAGGAAAATCTTCTCGTGTCAATCGTAGTCAAAGAAACAGTAGGTTTTCTACGTCAGCTGAAATGGATGGTATGTTAAGTTCAGTTGGGGATGTTAAATCTTTGAAGGAGGGATCCAATGGTAGATGCCTAAATGGTCAGGTTAGGACCAAGGAACAGGGGCTAACTGATCCAAATGCAAAACTAACTCCTGAAAATGACAGGGAAATTAACAGTTTCTTAGATCCTCAAGGGAATAGTTCATTGCCATCTTTGCCCTCAAAATCTGCAGTGGGTGAGAACCCTGATACAAAGGAAGCACCTCAAGCTGGTACCCTCACAATCAGGACTgggaaagaaaagggaagaaggcgaaggaaaagaaaaggtcGATTTACTGGATTGATTGAAGTTTCAAGTAGTCAAAGTGGAAATTCTACACCTTCATCCCCCTTGTCCCCTATAACATCTGTAACATCTAATCGAACATGGTCGTTCTCTCTTGAGTTGGACCAATCTGTTGAGGCCAGAAATCCTTTTACTCAATTGGCTGACCAAACCTGTGAGAAGGTTCAAGTTCCTGAACCTATTTCCAAAGCAAACGTGTTGGGACCTAAGGTTTCTGTGGAACATGGCAGCAACAACTGGTATTCTTCGACCCAAGTCCAGTCTACAGTATCAAAACCTGTTCTATTGCCCTCTGCTACTTTTCCTTCTGCTGGTAGGGCTACTCCCAGCTTGTTGAGCTCCTCTCCTCCTTTGGCTTCAACATCTGTTATGGCTCCTCATGCTCGAGCTCCTGGGTCCAAACTCTGTGACCAGAAAACCATAAAAGCAGTAGGAAAGGCTAGACTAGGAGATGAATATACATATGATATTTGGGGTGACCATTTTTCTGGACTTCATTTAATGGATAGTTCAAAGGATGTTGTCGCCATGAATTCCAGCACTGCAGAAAATGACTCTGATAGTTTCTTTGTAAGGGGTCCACAAACCCTCATGAAAAAATCTCAACCAAGATTT CAGcctattttgttttcatcaacaGAATTTGTCAACAGGGTCACCCCATGCTGTTTGCAACATCACTACAAAAGGACGCTAGTCAGTTGTTGA